One window from the genome of Cervus elaphus chromosome 8, mCerEla1.1, whole genome shotgun sequence encodes:
- the TM4SF20 gene encoding transmembrane 4 L6 family member 20 — protein MTCCEGWTACNGFSLLVLLLFGVILNAIPLIVNYVDEDQFFENPISCFEWWFPGIIGAGVMAIPATTMSLAARKRACCNNKTGMFLSSLLNAITVIGAAYCLLVSIQALEEGPLICNSQSNATSSCEFSLKNLTTNYHESFDLQWFFEDSCVPPTDSNNPSITNTTASNWRVHNLHFNSIENKHRIIHVSVFLGLLLVGILEMLFGLSQIITGFLGCLCGGVSKRRSQIV, from the exons ATGACCTGCTGCGAAGGATGGACAGCCTGCAATGGATTCAGCCTGCTGGTTCTACTTCTGTTCGGAGTAATTCTCAACGCAATACCTCTAATTGTCAACTATGTGGATGAAGACCAATTTTTTGAAAACCCCATCTCCTGCTTTGAATGGTGGTTCCCTGGAATTATTGGAGCAGGTGTGATG GCCATTCCAGCAACAACGATGTCCTTGGCAGCGAGGAAAAGAGCGTGCTGCAACAACAAAACCGGG atgtttctTTCATCACTTCTGAATGCCATCACAGTCATCGGAGCTGCATACTGCCTGCTGGTGTCCATCCAGGCTCTCGAGGAGGGCCCTCTCATTTGCAACTCTCAAAGCAACGCAACTTCCAGTTGtgaattttcacttaaaaacttAAC taccAATTACCACGAATCCTTTGATCTGCAGTGGTTCTTCGAAGACTCTTGTGTTCCTCCTACAGATTCCAACAATCCTTCCATCACCAACACAACAGCCAGTAACTGGAGAGTACACAACTTGCACTTCAATtctatagaaaacaaacacaggATTATCCATGTCTCAGTATTTTTAGGCCTGCTGCTCGTGGGCATTCTCGAGATGCTGTTTGGACTCAGTCAGATCATCACTGGCTTCCTTGGCTGTCTGTGTGGAGGAGTCTCTAAGCGAAGAAGCCAAATCGTGTAg